The DNA region GTCTGATGAGCACGCGCATTTTCCGGAATTGGCTCCGTATGCCATTGCTGCCGGTGCGGCAGTTTACGCAAAGGATACGTCGGAAAAGACGTATACCTATCAGGAGCTGCTGGATACGCTGGAAAAAACCGCGAATATTCGCGTGAAAACAGCAACGCTGGAGCCGCTGTTCCAAGGGGAGGAAGCGTACATTGAGTTCCGCCGCCGTCACAATTCGCATGACATCATGCGCGAAAACGTGACGATGTACAGCGGCAAGGCATATCTTGGCATTGACTGCGGCTCGACGACAACAAAACTGGTGCTGATCGGTGAGAACCATCAGATTTTGTTTAACTATTACAGCCCGAACAAGGGCAATCCGGTTGATGTCGTCAGAGAACAGCTCATCAAGCTGTATGAGCTGTGCGGAGACCGCATTCGCATAGCCGGTTCTGCCGTTACAGGCTATGGTGAAGCGCTGATTCTCAATGCGTTTGGCGTCGATCATGGTCTTGTTGAAACCATGGCGCATTTTAAGGCAGCGCGTCATTTTGAGCCGGATGTTGACTTTATCATTGATATTGGCGGACAGGACATCAAGTGCTTTAAGATTGCCAACAATTGTATCGACAATATTTCTCTGAATGAGGCGTGCTCCTCCGGCTGCGGCTCGTTTATTGAGACCTTCGCGCGCTCGATGGGATACAGCATCGAAGAATTTTGCCGCTTGGGTCTGTTTGCAGAGCATCCGATTGACCTCGGCTCGCGCTGCACCGTATTTATGAACTCGTCTGTCAAGCAGGCGCAGAAGGACGGCGCAGGCATTGACGCCATTTCTGCCGGTTTGTCCGTCAGTGTTGTCAAAAATGCGCTGTATAAAGTTATTCGTGCGCATTCTCCGGACGATCTCGGCAAACACATCGTGGTACAGGGCGGTACGTTCCTGAATGATGCGATTTTGCGCTCGTTTGAAATGGAAATTGGCAGAAATGTCACCCGTCCGGTGATTTCCGGCCTGATGGGCGCGTATGGCGCAGCCCTGCACGCAATGGCAAACGAGAAAGAGACCAGCTCGCTGATTTCTCTGGATGAGCTGAAAAACTTTACACATAAAACAACCTCCGTCAAGTGCGGCATGTGCACCAATCACTGTTCCCTGACGGTTTCCATGTTCCCGGGCGGCCGCAAATTTATCTCCGGCAATCGCTGTGAACGTCCGCTTGGCGGCGGAGATAAGCTCAAGCTGCCGAATTTGTATGAGTACAAGCTCAATCGCTTGCAGCAATACCGCAAGAGCCAGCCGGGCAAGGCGAGAATCGGCATTCCGTTTGGACTCAATATGTTTGAACTGCTGCCGTTCTGGCACACGTTCTTGACGCATTTGGATTTTGAAGTTGTGCTGTCGGATGTTTCGACCCGCGCCATGTACGCACAGGGTCAGAACTCGATTCCGTCGGATACCGTCTGTTATCCGGCTAAGCTCATGCACGGTCACATAGAAAACCTGTTGAGCAAGGGCGTCGATGCAATTTTCTATCCGTGCATGACGTATAATCTGGATGAACACCGCACGGCAAACTGCTATAACTGTCCGGTTGTAGCGTATTATCCGGAGCTGCTCAAGGCGAATATGAGCCATTTGCAGGGTGTCGATTTTATGATGCCGTATATCGAGCTGGACAGAAAGAAGGATTTCCTCAAGACAGCATGTGCGCTGTTTGTCAAGAAATA from Butyricicoccus intestinisimiae includes:
- a CDS encoding acyl-CoA dehydratase activase-related protein, with protein sequence MNVYLGIDIGSTTVKLVAAGVNDATGRLEILYRKYERHFSKVREKACEMLRDAKQVIGDANICVAITGSAGLGVAKASGVDFVQEVFATRKCVGTFVPKADVVIELGGEDAKIVFLTGQLEERMNGSCAGGTGAFIDQMAVLLDVQPNELDALSLKAERIYTIASRCGVFAKSDIQPLLNEGARKEDVAASIFQAVVNQTVAGLAQGREIEGDVVFLGGPLFFFKGLQKRFQETLQLSDEHAHFPELAPYAIAAGAAVYAKDTSEKTYTYQELLDTLEKTANIRVKTATLEPLFQGEEAYIEFRRRHNSHDIMRENVTMYSGKAYLGIDCGSTTTKLVLIGENHQILFNYYSPNKGNPVDVVREQLIKLYELCGDRIRIAGSAVTGYGEALILNAFGVDHGLVETMAHFKAARHFEPDVDFIIDIGGQDIKCFKIANNCIDNISLNEACSSGCGSFIETFARSMGYSIEEFCRLGLFAEHPIDLGSRCTVFMNSSVKQAQKDGAGIDAISAGLSVSVVKNALYKVIRAHSPDDLGKHIVVQGGTFLNDAILRSFEMEIGRNVTRPVISGLMGAYGAALHAMANEKETSSLISLDELKNFTHKTTSVKCGMCTNHCSLTVSMFPGGRKFISGNRCERPLGGGDKLKLPNLYEYKLNRLQQYRKSQPGKARIGIPFGLNMFELLPFWHTFLTHLDFEVVLSDVSTRAMYAQGQNSIPSDTVCYPAKLMHGHIENLLSKGVDAIFYPCMTYNLDEHRTANCYNCPVVAYYPELLKANMSHLQGVDFMMPYIELDRKKDFLKTACALFVKKYPHINKKMVKQAAEAGYAELDRYYADIAAQGKEAIAYAEEHGLEIAVLAGRPYHIDPEINHGIDRLIQSYNMVIVSEDAVAPLAEMPTVNVLNQWTYHSRMYAAANWAVHRPDAQLIQLVSFGCGIDAVTTDEMRAITEEGGKIYTQLKIDEINNLGAAKIRIRSMLAAVEEGKQNAGNA